The following DNA comes from Centropristis striata isolate RG_2023a ecotype Rhode Island chromosome 3, C.striata_1.0, whole genome shotgun sequence.
AAAGCTGTTAAAAAGAGCCGGGTGCAGCAGTgcaagagagaggagaagaaactcAAACGGCTACAAGAGACGGCCTTTCAGCTGCGGCTGGAGCACGGTCGATCATCACCACTCCCTGCTTTCAATATTGCACAACACGGTAAGAGGCGCCTGGCCGGACCTGAAGAGAGATGGAAGTCTCTTTCATTATCACCTGTGCAAGGAGTTAAATGATTAACACCTCATCAAGTAATCATTCTTAATAGACGAGGCATTTAAAACTATTTGTACAAATGTATCATTTGATGCTTCACATCTGAATCAAAGTGtttggtgtctctttttttattttttttttagatctggGTACATCTGATGACAGCTCACTGTCTGATTCTGCACTGCAAGATGAAGGTGAGACTTCTTTACCTTAAAATCCAGTTAGAGCAGGACAACATGGCTTGTTAAAAGACTATAATAAAAGATGACTTAAGAATCTATGTAAGAGCTAAATGTTTATCAACACTCTCATACAGTGattcatttctgttttcttcCCTAGAAGTGTCCAGTCAGTCATCCCAGCTGTCTTCAGGACTCCCCTGTCCAGGAGAGGCCGATCCTCCCCAGCCTCCCCCTGCTGTGTCCTCACAGTCCTTCGTAGACGGCTCCTACATGTCTCCGTCTGCGGCTCCACAGAACCTGCCGATGACCCCGAGCCAGTCTCCCCATCCGAGCCTCGACTCCATGTCATGTTTCAGCTCGAGCCCCATATGTGACCTTCCTCCCATCCAGCACTCCCCGTGGACAGAGTCCAGTCTGGACCAGCCTTACCAGAAGAGCAGGAAGTCGCGCTCGTCCAGCAAGACGAGGTAACGCAGACCATCAATCATGACTCCTTTCCAGTTAATTAACTTCTTAGTGTTTGGAAAGACTAAGTGTGGTTTGTGTTCCTTAGATTCTTTGGAAAAGATGTTGATTGAAGTAAATAATTAATGAGCCACTCTTTAACATTGTGCagccttttaaaaatgttatgatacATCAGGGCAATGAACCCACTGTTTGGTGTACTTGGGCTGCTTGACATGCAGCAGGATAAAGacactttatcttttatctagtaaaaacatttttcctaGTTAATCTAAAGTTTCCCTTGTATTGCAAAGCAGACGTCAGTGAAGTTTATGAATGTGCAACACTGCCCTCTGCTTTTTCTCCGGTGCTACAACATTCAATAGGAGGAACATGGGACTATAAATCTCACTGATTTATGATGACACCTTGACACAGAGGAAGAATTCAGACTCCAGTAGTCAAGTGCTGTGCTAAAAGTTCCAACTtgtaacacacaacacacttcATCTTTGTCAGTGTAAAGACAAGAACATGTCTGAGGCAGTACAATCAATTTTGCAAATCTTGAAACCCTTTCACACTGAACTTCGGTCATTAAGTTAGATAGATTTATTTGCAATccataaaaacacaagttgaatagGGTTGCAACAACATGAGATTTTTATGGTACAATAACTTTCTCAGAAAATATGCTATAGTGTATTAACATTGTAAATGTCCCCtctgtgggactaataaattactttatcttatttccaaattattattagttgctattttattattactacagCTATTATCAGATACATTGACCATTcaaagaatgaaaaaagaggttgtttttttttttttcaattgaaggTTGTATGAAACTTGAAACCATTTTTTTATGGAATTATGTGTAaaaagtagggccgggactggattaaaaaaattaatcaaattaattagagGTAGTAAAAAAAGTCTACCTTTTTCAACATAAATGggctaaaataaaacatttgtggaTACGCAAATGTACACAGTATGATAACAATTTTCATACCACAGAATACCGTGAAAACCACTATTCCACTTCAACCCTCAAGCTGAGAAACaaaagtaatacatttttttgtgcttCGCTTTTGCGTGTTTTGCAGTCAAAAAAGTGAGTTGTTGCCACCGTTGGAGGCCTGCTTTGCTTCCCATATGAAGCTGAGCCGCACCCAGTCCAACAGCACACCTTCAACTCCAGAGATTCGAGTGCACAGACAGCTCTCCCTCAGGTAGCCACACCTCTAATACATCTACCACACTGAGCCTGTGATTAACTGCAATCATTTACTTTTACAcataaagtttgtttgtttttaatcactgTCTGTGAGATGTACAGTAGAAGCTgagtgtgtttgctgtgttgCCATACTAATGCACTTGTTGTTTGTGCAGGATATCAAACCCTGAATCAACATTTGAAAAGGAGCGTGGTCGCAGCAGGGGTGCAAGGAGGCGACTGACAGAGTACTCAATAACTCTACCAGAGACTCCACCGTCTGCGGTGAACTATGTAAACCATGTAAACTCTGAGGATAGCAACTCTGAACACTCGTCTACATCTTACAACAGCTCACCGTGTCAGGAGCTGCCCTGCGATTTGCCCAAACACTATCAGTCTGCGTACCCGCACTCTGGCCCAGTTGGCAGCTATGGACCTCAAGCCCTCCCACGCACTGGCTTTTACCATAATCCGAGGCACCAGTCCAGCCCTGGTTTTCACAAAGCCTATTACACCGAAGAGCCGGTCTATCAACCTGATCTGGACTTGGCACGTAGCTACTACACCCCACAGGCTCCCTGTCCTTCCAACAGATACTACTATAAAGACGCAGCTGTGCCCCAGCAGAGAGCACAGAGGCCGTTACCTCCTGACGTCAGACTGTCCCCGGCTCAATGGGACCAACCACACTACCGCTCCGGTGGCCTCCCGCAGCAAGTAGTGAATGAGCAGCTCAAGTCGTGGCACCGGCGCAGTCAGTTCAAAGCCCCCCGCTCCCGCTCGCTCGACAGACAGGGAGCAGTCAGGGTCAAAAACATGTCGACTCGGGAGGCGACCATCCACCAAAATCAGAAGTACCATGAACAGGTGAGCAGACAAAAGCATTTTAACAATTACTAATAGTATGTAATCCAAAATTACtactacagtcatgaaaaaaaattattagaccacccttgttttcttcagtttcttgttcattttaatgcctgatacaactaaaggttcatttgttatAGCtgatagctgataagagtttaatttaagagctgatatctagacatttcccatggttttcttgataataaccaaaatcattatcaagaaaactatggaaaatggtTAGAAGCGGTGTTTAGTAAGTGAATCACTTACTTAGTAGTTAAGGACAGGAAATTATTTCTTACTTGTTCACAGACTACAATCATTTCCAAATTTCTCTATTTTCTAATTGTTCAAAgtctttttggcaatttttattCCTCAATTAAGTATTTTTGGGGGGTATTCCAGGATTTCTTAGGGCATTTTACCTCTTGATTTCTTCGACTTTTCACAATGTActtgacattttaattaatgtgtTAATACTTGTTAATAGCTTGTTACACATCaaagctgctgaaaaaaaaaggcaattaaGGACTAAGTAAAATTTTGGAAATGGTCCTCCTTGACGAGTAACCTGCTATTTTGGGTCTCTTGATAAATTACATGATAAATTTGttggcattttattttatttgggcTTTTCAAATATATAGTCAAGCCAGCAGACACttgaaacacagagacacatttgaTATTGAATAAACAACCTTACATCTCTTCTCATCTTAagacagaaatctaaaaaagttatttaaatgtatcttgTCTCAACAGATTGTAGAAGATATTTTTGCCATGTGTATGGACATTTGTCGTTAAACACGTTTTTTCCAAATGTATAACAAACAGGTTTTTTAACCACTTTTCAGTATTTGTGAAAAGGCCATTTAATATTTGAAGTTCATACGTAGGACACAGACCACAAGAGGCAGTCTGTGTTGTGTAAAACATGAACTTTCTTTGCCGTGTCTACTTGATGCATTTTGTCTGTGCCTGATGTATTTGACCATGAGCTGCGGACACATTTACACACTGCCAAATTCATTGAATATCATTATATATCTTGATACGTATTAATCACGGTTTTAAAcatgtctttttctcttttgctaACTTTCAGGTAATGCAAAGAAGGGCtcttcagagatctgcagatGATTCGCAGGGGCACTGGGTTGTCGATGACGGCTCTCACTATGTAAGTCAAGTGTGAACTGAGGCCACCTCGGACCACACGGAACATGTGAACTCAAAGGCTGCAAATGCTTTCATTCCCAATTCACCAAAGTCATGTCAGAATATCAAGCTGATATAAAAGTTCATGTCCTTAAACAAATTACTCTTGTCATGATTCCTTTTACCTGCCTGCCTGTATCTGGGCATATAGAGAGAGGATGATGAAAGTGGAACATCTTGCAATATAATGATATGTagtacaacaaaaacacaaactctgGTCACCAAAGTTACTGTGAAGTTGATTTAAACAGCTCTCTGGCACAGTCACTGTAGAGTTGACTGCAGAGCAGTTTTATTGGATATGGAGCACATCTGTAAAatgtatctgttgtttttgtccacTCTTGTATGTTGTTTTGTACTAACAGTTACGAATCAAACTGATGCGTGTTAAATATGATGTTTTAACCTGTGAATGAGTTGTCTGATGTGCTGTAAATCTGCTGCCAACTCAAAATTGATGATTCACTTTCTCCAAACAGAAACTAATCTAATCATCAGCAcagcgtttctgtgttattaAATACAGGGTTATTTTGATATGTGAAtcaattataaattaaatgacaattgactaaaaagaccaacaaaatTGCACATTCTAGTCAGATTGTGAAAAACGTTTTTCACGTTACTAACATTTAGGTCATTGGTGAACTTTATCTCAGATGAATTTGGATTTAGTTTCCACATA
Coding sequences within:
- the inavab gene encoding innate immunity activator b isoform X1, producing MEGNGEISDTDSGIILHSGSDSPMTHMKDVTTHTRAMKLKHEELQKRLEECFKDLKQLCIREAELTGRLSDDYPLLPGEKPPQIHRRVGAAFQLDEQSMPRGAEESQLSLVDAELALQMKIYEAARKLCEEVHLSKAVKKSRVQQCKREEKKLKRLQETAFQLRLEHGRSSPLPAFNIAQHDLGTSDDSSLSDSALQDEEVSSQSSQLSSGLPCPGEADPPQPPPAVSSQSFVDGSYMSPSAAPQNLPMTPSQSPHPSLDSMSCFSSSPICDLPPIQHSPWTESSLDQPYQKSRKSRSSSKTSQKSELLPPLEACFASHMKLSRTQSNSTPSTPEIRVHRQLSLRISNPESTFEKERGRSRGARRRLTEYSITLPETPPSAVNYVNHVNSEDSNSEHSSTSYNSSPCQELPCDLPKHYQSAYPHSGPVGSYGPQALPRTGFYHNPRHQSSPGFHKAYYTEEPVYQPDLDLARSYYTPQAPCPSNRYYYKDAAVPQQRAQRPLPPDVRLSPAQWDQPHYRSGGLPQQVVNEQLKSWHRRSQFKAPRSRSLDRQGAVRVKNMSTREATIHQNQKYHEQVMQRRALQRSADDSQGHWVVDDGSHYVSQV
- the inavab gene encoding innate immunity activator b isoform X2, producing MEGNGEISDTDSGIILHSGSDSPMTHMKDVTTHTRAMKLKHEELQKRLEECFKDLKQLCIREAELTGRLSDDYPLLPGEKPPQIHRRVGAAFQLDEQSMPRGAEESQLSLVDAELALQMKIYEAARKLCEEVHLSKAVKKSRVQQCKREEKKLKRLQETAFQLRLEHGRSSPLPAFNIAQHDLGTSDDSSLSDSALQDEVSSQSSQLSSGLPCPGEADPPQPPPAVSSQSFVDGSYMSPSAAPQNLPMTPSQSPHPSLDSMSCFSSSPICDLPPIQHSPWTESSLDQPYQKSRKSRSSSKTSQKSELLPPLEACFASHMKLSRTQSNSTPSTPEIRVHRQLSLRISNPESTFEKERGRSRGARRRLTEYSITLPETPPSAVNYVNHVNSEDSNSEHSSTSYNSSPCQELPCDLPKHYQSAYPHSGPVGSYGPQALPRTGFYHNPRHQSSPGFHKAYYTEEPVYQPDLDLARSYYTPQAPCPSNRYYYKDAAVPQQRAQRPLPPDVRLSPAQWDQPHYRSGGLPQQVVNEQLKSWHRRSQFKAPRSRSLDRQGAVRVKNMSTREATIHQNQKYHEQVMQRRALQRSADDSQGHWVVDDGSHYVSQV